One genomic region from Stackebrandtia nassauensis DSM 44728 encodes:
- a CDS encoding hemolysin family protein gives MIAAILTAVLLAFNALFVGSEFALIASRRTIVEPQAGSSRRARWALSAMNQLPLMIAGAQLGITICSLGLGAVAEPAIAHGLEPLFASWGWHESLIHPVALVIALAIVVYLHTVLGEMVPKNISLAGPEKAVLWLGPFMLAFCNATKPLLVAMKATSAWLLRRVGITTSDSAKTVYNAHEFAGLVTESRTEGLLGAGEHERLASALALSERSAADVLRRWPEVITVTDDVSPASLELLATRTGRSRFPVVARNSRRVIGFVHVKDSLNATGEQRRSPIDPAKIRTLSVVPPQRSLADLMMYMRRHAVHIVVVGEGATPLGIVTLDDILSAVLGGR, from the coding sequence GTGATCGCCGCGATCCTCACCGCCGTCCTGCTGGCCTTCAACGCGCTGTTCGTCGGCAGCGAGTTCGCCCTCATCGCCTCCCGTCGCACCATTGTGGAACCGCAGGCGGGTTCCTCCCGCCGGGCCCGCTGGGCGCTGTCGGCGATGAACCAGCTGCCGCTGATGATCGCCGGTGCCCAGCTGGGCATCACCATCTGTTCCCTGGGCCTGGGCGCGGTGGCCGAACCCGCGATCGCCCACGGCCTGGAACCGCTCTTCGCGTCCTGGGGCTGGCACGAATCGCTCATCCACCCCGTCGCCCTGGTGATCGCGCTGGCGATCGTGGTCTACCTGCACACGGTGCTGGGCGAGATGGTCCCCAAGAACATCTCGCTGGCCGGTCCGGAGAAGGCGGTGCTGTGGCTGGGCCCGTTCATGCTGGCCTTCTGCAACGCCACCAAACCCCTGCTGGTCGCCATGAAGGCCACCTCGGCCTGGCTGCTGCGCCGGGTCGGCATCACCACCTCCGACTCGGCCAAGACCGTGTACAACGCCCACGAGTTCGCGGGCCTGGTCACCGAGTCCCGCACCGAGGGCCTGCTGGGAGCCGGTGAGCACGAACGCCTCGCCAGCGCCCTGGCCCTGTCCGAACGCAGCGCCGCCGACGTGCTCCGCCGCTGGCCCGAGGTCATCACGGTCACCGACGACGTCTCCCCGGCCTCGCTGGAACTGCTGGCCACCCGCACCGGCCGGTCCCGCTTCCCGGTGGTGGCGCGCAACTCCCGCCGCGTCATCGGCTTCGTCCACGTCAAGGACAGCCTCAACGCCACCGGCGAGCAGCGCCGCTCCCCCATCGACCCGGCCAAGATCCGCACCCTGTCGGTGGTCCCGCCACAGCGCAGCCTCGCCGACCTCATGATGTACATGCGCCGCCACGCGGTCCACATCGTGGTGGTGGGCGAAGGCGCGACCCCGCTGGGCATCGTGACCCTGGACGACATCCTCTCCGCGGTGCTAGGCGGCCGCTGA
- a CDS encoding hemolysin family protein yields the protein MDATLTETVLPLLAFVLLIGANGFFVAAEYALVTVNRPSIDDAASSGDRRARSVQRALKRLSFQLSGAQLGITITALLTGYLAEPALSRLLAPLLKPFGDAAEGVSIAIGMVLANLLSMLFGELLPKNAALARPFPIARATATPQRVFSSVFGWLIHMLNGSANWLVRRFGVEPQEELATARAPDELQLLAAMSARAGTLPRETAMLLQRTLRFGDKRAAEAMTPRVDMVALPTGATIAELIHTAADTGYSRFPVYQDTTDQVVGVAALTDALGLPPARRSVTSVRSVAREPVFVPEHLDLNGLATRMRAEGADMAIVIDEYGGTDGIVTIEDLVEELVGEIADEHDTEPAEETSTRIEATGNLAHLLPGLLHEDEIAEHTGFRMPDGPYETLAGFIMARLGHIPAVGETVVYEGWEFTVVDVERHRVEQVRVQPPPGWEPAGEYVPKEESL from the coding sequence ATGGATGCGACCCTGACCGAGACGGTACTGCCGCTGCTGGCCTTCGTGCTGCTCATCGGCGCCAACGGGTTCTTCGTCGCGGCCGAGTACGCGCTGGTCACGGTCAACCGTCCGTCCATTGACGATGCCGCGTCCTCCGGCGACCGCCGGGCCCGGTCGGTGCAGCGCGCCCTGAAGCGACTGTCCTTTCAGCTGTCGGGCGCCCAGTTGGGCATCACGATCACGGCGCTTTTGACCGGTTACCTCGCCGAGCCCGCGCTGTCGCGGCTGCTGGCGCCGCTGCTGAAACCGTTCGGCGACGCCGCCGAGGGCGTGTCGATCGCGATCGGCATGGTGCTGGCCAACCTGCTGTCCATGTTGTTCGGTGAACTGCTGCCCAAGAACGCCGCGCTGGCACGGCCGTTCCCGATCGCGCGGGCCACCGCGACGCCGCAGCGGGTGTTCTCCAGCGTGTTCGGCTGGCTCATCCACATGCTCAACGGCAGCGCCAACTGGCTGGTGCGCCGCTTCGGCGTCGAACCGCAGGAGGAGTTGGCCACCGCCCGCGCCCCCGACGAGTTGCAGTTGCTGGCCGCCATGTCGGCCCGGGCCGGGACGCTGCCGCGTGAGACCGCGATGCTGCTGCAACGGACGCTGCGCTTCGGCGACAAGCGGGCCGCCGAGGCCATGACGCCACGGGTGGACATGGTCGCGCTGCCCACCGGTGCCACCATCGCCGAACTGATCCACACCGCCGCCGACACCGGCTACAGCCGGTTCCCGGTCTACCAGGACACCACCGACCAGGTCGTCGGCGTCGCCGCGCTGACCGACGCCCTGGGACTGCCGCCCGCCCGCCGGTCGGTGACGTCGGTGCGTTCGGTGGCGCGCGAACCGGTGTTCGTCCCGGAACACCTGGACCTCAACGGTTTGGCGACCCGGATGCGCGCCGAGGGCGCCGACATGGCGATCGTCATCGACGAGTACGGCGGCACCGACGGCATCGTGACCATTGAGGACCTGGTGGAGGAGCTGGTCGGCGAGATCGCCGACGAGCACGACACCGAACCGGCCGAGGAGACCTCGACCCGCATCGAGGCCACCGGCAACCTGGCCCACCTGCTCCCGGGGTTGCTGCACGAGGACGAGATCGCCGAGCACACCGGCTTCCGGATGCCCGACGGTCCCTATGAGACGCTCGCGGGTTTCATCATGGCCCGGCTGGGGCACATCCCCGCCGTCGGCGAGACCGTCGTCTACGAGGGCTGGGAGTTCACCGTCGTCGACGTGGAACGGCACCGGGTCGAGCAGGTGCGGGTCCAGCCGCCGCCGGGCTGGGAACCCGCCGGTGAGTACGTGCCCAAGGAGGAGTCGCTGTGA
- the purL gene encoding phosphoribosylformylglycinamidine synthase subunit PurL: MTNVETTDGLDTVERAVKTADEAQPYAELGLKTDEYERIHEILKRRPTQAELAMYSIMWSEHCSYKSSRVHLRKFAEKNPSSPHMLAGIGENAGVIAVSDELAVSFKVESHNHPSFVEPHQGAATGVGGIVRDILAMGARPVAIMDPLRFGAADHPDTARVLPGVVEGISHYGNCLGLPNIGGEVVFDPCYQGNPLVNALCVGVLPTKRLQNMAASGVGNVVVLLGAKTGRDGIGGVSVLASATFDEDAAESRPSVQVGDPFTEKLLIESCLELFDAGLVTGVQDLGGAGLTCALSETAAAAKLGMHVDLERVPLREASMEPHEVLASESQERMLLIVEPRVLPEVLEVARKWGVLATAIGEVTDSGRLVIDWHGETVVDCPPASLADEGPVYERPMREPADAALVAVDRAETLPRPATGDELRATVLRLLGSPNLCDRHWVTEQYDHLVRGNTVLAQPEDAGVLRLDENTGMGIAISTDGNGRYAKLDPYTGAQLALAEAYRNVAVTGATPIAVTDCLNFGSPEDPEVMWQFARAVEGLAEGCSQLGIPVTGGNVSFYNQTGMEAIHPTPVVGVLGVLDDVNRRVGMGLGTDGDILIQLGATREELSGSEWAWVEHKHLGGLPPTVDLNAERALATVLRAGAAVGHIASAHDLSEGGLAQALCEAVMRGGNGARVRLPEDADTFVSLFSESSARALVTIPRGHEVAFRALCEENGVPWTALGIVDSTADGLEVDGHFHIGLDELRRTSRATLPELLA, encoded by the coding sequence ATGACCAATGTGGAAACCACCGACGGTCTCGACACCGTCGAGCGGGCGGTCAAGACCGCCGACGAGGCGCAGCCCTACGCGGAGCTGGGCCTCAAGACCGACGAGTACGAGCGCATCCACGAGATCCTCAAGCGCCGCCCCACCCAGGCGGAGCTGGCGATGTACTCGATCATGTGGAGCGAACACTGCTCCTACAAGTCCAGCCGGGTGCACCTGCGCAAGTTCGCCGAGAAGAACCCGAGTTCGCCGCACATGCTGGCCGGTATCGGCGAGAACGCCGGTGTCATCGCCGTCAGCGACGAACTGGCCGTCAGCTTCAAGGTCGAGTCGCACAACCACCCCAGCTTCGTGGAACCGCACCAGGGCGCGGCCACCGGTGTCGGCGGCATCGTCCGCGACATCCTGGCCATGGGCGCCCGGCCGGTGGCCATCATGGACCCGCTGCGCTTCGGCGCCGCCGACCACCCCGACACCGCCCGGGTACTGCCCGGCGTCGTGGAGGGCATCTCCCACTACGGCAACTGCCTCGGTCTGCCGAACATCGGCGGCGAGGTCGTGTTCGACCCCTGCTACCAGGGCAACCCGCTGGTCAACGCGCTGTGCGTCGGCGTGCTGCCGACCAAGCGGCTGCAGAACATGGCCGCCTCCGGCGTCGGCAACGTCGTGGTGCTGCTGGGCGCCAAGACCGGCCGTGACGGCATCGGCGGCGTGTCGGTGCTGGCCTCGGCCACCTTCGACGAGGACGCCGCCGAATCCCGGCCCAGCGTGCAGGTCGGTGACCCGTTCACCGAGAAACTGCTCATCGAGTCCTGTCTGGAACTGTTCGACGCCGGACTGGTGACCGGCGTGCAGGACCTCGGCGGCGCCGGGCTGACCTGCGCGCTGTCCGAGACCGCCGCCGCGGCCAAGCTCGGCATGCACGTCGACCTGGAGCGGGTGCCGCTGCGCGAGGCGTCGATGGAGCCGCACGAGGTGCTGGCCAGCGAGTCGCAGGAGCGGATGCTGCTGATCGTCGAGCCCCGGGTGCTGCCCGAGGTGCTCGAGGTCGCCCGCAAGTGGGGCGTGCTCGCCACCGCGATCGGCGAGGTCACCGACTCGGGCAGGCTCGTCATCGACTGGCACGGCGAGACCGTCGTGGACTGTCCACCCGCGAGCCTCGCCGACGAGGGCCCGGTCTACGAGCGTCCGATGCGCGAACCGGCCGACGCCGCGCTGGTGGCCGTCGACCGCGCCGAGACGCTGCCGCGTCCGGCCACCGGGGACGAACTGCGTGCCACCGTGCTGCGGCTGCTGGGTTCGCCGAACCTGTGCGACCGGCACTGGGTGACCGAGCAGTACGACCACCTGGTGCGCGGCAACACGGTGCTGGCGCAACCGGAGGACGCCGGGGTGCTGCGGCTGGACGAGAACACCGGCATGGGCATCGCGATCTCCACCGACGGCAACGGCCGCTACGCCAAGCTCGACCCGTACACGGGCGCGCAGCTGGCGCTGGCCGAGGCCTACCGCAACGTCGCCGTCACCGGCGCCACCCCGATCGCCGTCACCGACTGCCTCAACTTCGGTTCCCCCGAGGACCCCGAGGTCATGTGGCAGTTCGCGCGGGCCGTGGAGGGACTGGCCGAGGGCTGCTCGCAGCTGGGCATCCCGGTCACCGGCGGCAATGTCAGCTTCTACAACCAGACCGGCATGGAGGCGATCCACCCGACGCCGGTCGTCGGCGTGCTGGGCGTCCTCGACGACGTCAACCGCCGGGTCGGCATGGGGCTGGGCACCGACGGCGACATCCTGATCCAGCTGGGCGCCACCCGCGAGGAGCTGTCCGGTTCGGAATGGGCCTGGGTGGAGCACAAGCACCTGGGCGGTCTGCCGCCCACCGTCGACCTGAACGCCGAACGCGCCCTGGCCACCGTGCTGCGCGCTGGCGCGGCCGTCGGCCACATCGCCTCGGCCCACGACCTGTCCGAGGGTGGGCTGGCGCAGGCGCTGTGCGAGGCCGTCATGCGCGGCGGCAACGGCGCCCGGGTCCGGCTGCCGGAGGACGCCGACACGTTCGTGTCGCTGTTCAGCGAGTCCAGCGCCCGCGCGCTCGTGACGATCCCGCGCGGCCACGAGGTCGCGTTCCGGGCGCTGTGCGAGGAAAACGGCGTGCCGTGGACGGCACTGGGTATCGTCGACTCCACAGCCGACGGTCTCGAGGTGGACGGTCACTTCCACATCGGTCTGGACGAACTGCGCCGGACCTCGCGGGCTACGCTGCCAGAACTGCTCGCCTGA
- the purQ gene encoding phosphoribosylformylglycinamidine synthase subunit PurQ, translating into MSARIGVVTFPGSLDDVDTHRAIARAGGTPVPLWHDDSALRGVAAIVLPGGFSYGDYLRCGAIARFSAVMETIVEVAAEGMPILGICNGFQVLCESHLLPGALVRNKHRRYRIGHQPLAMSNDSAWTSGYESGQRAVIPVKHGEGCYVADEATLDELESSGRVVARYLDGNPNGSMRDIAGIRNAAGNVVGMMPHPEHAIDPLTGSSSDGLTIFSSVLKQLGVGTR; encoded by the coding sequence GTGAGTGCTCGTATCGGGGTGGTGACCTTTCCCGGTTCGCTCGACGACGTCGACACCCACCGGGCGATCGCACGGGCCGGTGGCACACCGGTTCCACTGTGGCACGACGACAGCGCACTGCGCGGCGTCGCGGCCATCGTCCTGCCGGGCGGCTTCTCCTACGGCGACTACCTGCGCTGCGGTGCCATCGCGCGGTTCTCGGCGGTCATGGAGACCATCGTGGAGGTCGCGGCCGAGGGCATGCCCATCCTGGGCATCTGCAACGGCTTCCAGGTGCTGTGCGAATCGCACCTGCTGCCCGGTGCCCTGGTGCGCAACAAGCACCGGCGTTACCGGATCGGGCACCAGCCGCTGGCGATGAGCAACGACTCGGCCTGGACCAGCGGGTACGAGTCCGGCCAGCGGGCGGTCATCCCGGTCAAGCACGGTGAGGGCTGCTACGTGGCCGACGAGGCCACCCTGGACGAACTGGAGTCCTCGGGCCGGGTCGTGGCGCGGTACCTGGACGGGAACCCGAACGGCTCGATGCGCGACATCGCCGGGATCCGCAACGCGGCGGGCAACGTCGTGGGCATGATGCCGCACCCCGAGCACGCCATCGACCCGTTGACCGGCTCCTCGTCCGACGGCCTGACCATCTTCTCGTCCGTGCTGAAACAACTGGGGGTCGGCACCAGATGA
- the purS gene encoding phosphoribosylformylglycinamidine synthase subunit PurS has product MARVVVDVMLKPEILDPQGEAVVNALPRLGVAGVSGVRIGKRIELEFSDDLDEATVLERANEAADKLLANPVIETYTLRVETPHAVNAESA; this is encoded by the coding sequence GTGGCGCGCGTCGTCGTCGACGTCATGCTCAAGCCGGAAATCCTGGATCCACAAGGCGAAGCGGTGGTCAACGCCCTGCCTCGTCTGGGGGTCGCCGGGGTGTCGGGCGTACGTATAGGCAAACGCATCGAACTTGAGTTCTCGGACGACCTCGACGAGGCCACCGTCCTGGAACGAGCCAACGAGGCGGCGGACAAGCTGCTGGCGAACCCCGTCATCGAGACCTACACGCTCCGGGTGGAGACACCGCACGCCGTCAACGCGGAGTCGGCGTAG
- the purB gene encoding adenylosuccinate lyase, protein MIPNVLASRYASDDMTALWDPAAKVRAERRLWLAVLKAQAELGVGVDDGVIADYERVLDTVDLESIAARERVTRHDVKARIEEFSALAGHEQIHKGMTSRDLTENVEQLQIRDSLALVRDRMVATLARLADRSVQYTALAMAGRSHNVPAQATTLGKRFASAAEELLLAYERVTELLDRYPLRGIKGPVGTAADQLDLFDGDAAKLARLEATVAGHLGFARVFDSVGQVYPRSLDFEVLSSLVQAAAAPSSLSVSIRLMAGAELATEGFAAGQVGSSAMPHKMNTRSTERVNGLAVVLRGYASMGAELAGGQWNEGDVSCSVVRRVALPDAFFAADGLYQTFLTVLDEFGAYPAVIARELDRYLPFLATTKILLAAVRKGVGRESAHEAIKEHAVAVALAMREKGTADNDLLDRLAADDRLKLSRAELGSLIAAPLSFTGAAADQVTAVAERVAAVVAEHPQAAAYTPGQIL, encoded by the coding sequence AACTGGGCGTCGGCGTCGACGACGGCGTGATCGCCGACTACGAGCGGGTGCTGGACACCGTCGACCTGGAGTCGATCGCCGCCCGCGAACGCGTCACCCGGCACGACGTCAAGGCGCGGATCGAGGAGTTCAGCGCGCTGGCCGGACACGAGCAGATCCACAAGGGAATGACGAGCCGGGATCTGACCGAGAACGTCGAGCAACTCCAGATCCGCGACTCGCTGGCCCTGGTCCGCGACCGGATGGTGGCGACCCTGGCCCGGCTGGCCGACCGGTCGGTCCAGTACACCGCGCTGGCGATGGCCGGCCGCTCCCACAACGTCCCGGCCCAGGCCACCACGCTGGGCAAACGCTTCGCCTCGGCCGCCGAGGAACTGCTGCTGGCCTACGAGCGGGTCACCGAGCTGCTCGACCGGTACCCGCTGCGCGGCATCAAGGGCCCGGTGGGCACCGCCGCCGACCAGCTCGACCTGTTCGACGGCGACGCGGCCAAACTCGCCCGGCTGGAGGCAACGGTCGCCGGGCACCTGGGCTTCGCCCGGGTCTTCGACAGCGTCGGCCAGGTCTACCCGCGCTCGCTGGACTTCGAGGTGCTGTCCAGCCTGGTGCAGGCCGCCGCCGCGCCGTCCTCGCTGTCGGTGTCGATCCGGCTGATGGCCGGGGCCGAACTGGCCACCGAGGGCTTCGCCGCCGGACAGGTGGGCTCCTCGGCGATGCCGCACAAGATGAACACCCGCTCCACCGAACGCGTCAACGGCCTGGCGGTCGTGCTGCGCGGTTACGCGTCCATGGGCGCCGAGCTGGCCGGTGGCCAGTGGAACGAGGGCGACGTGTCCTGCTCGGTGGTGCGCCGGGTCGCGCTGCCCGACGCGTTCTTCGCCGCCGACGGCCTCTACCAGACCTTCCTCACCGTCCTGGACGAGTTCGGCGCCTACCCGGCGGTCATCGCCCGCGAACTCGACCGCTACCTGCCGTTCCTGGCGACCACGAAGATCCTTTTGGCGGCCGTCCGCAAGGGCGTGGGCCGCGAGAGTGCCCACGAGGCGATCAAGGAACACGCCGTCGCGGTGGCGCTGGCCATGCGCGAGAAGGGAACCGCCGACAACGACCTGCTGGACCGGCTGGCCGCCGACGACCGGCTCAAACTCAGCCGCGCCGAACTGGGCTCGCTGATCGCCGCCCCGCTGAGCTTCACCGGCGCGGCGGCCGACCAGGTCACCGCCGTTGCCGAACGGGTGGCGGCCGTCGTGGCCGAACACCCGCAGGCCGCGGCCTACACGCCGGGGCAGATCCTGTGA